The window GCATTTCGTCGAAAATCTATTTTACGGTATAGACGCTTATGACCTCCCCCTCTATGCCTTGCGGTAATTATTCCTCTGGCATTACGACCTTTACCACAATGATGCTGCCCACAGATCAAATTATTTCGTGGATTGGATTTCACTTGACTGYCKACGGYTCCATTKCGTGTGCTCGGRGTAGAAGTTTTGTATAAATGTATCGCCRTGYTATTAAGTATTTTGATTTAAGTTCTTTTCTTTCTAAGAGGTGGAATAGAATAACCCGGTTGAAGCGTAATGATCATACGTCTGTAATGCATTGTATGTCCCAKAATRGGTCCCATTCTTYTAMCCTTTCCSGGGAGTCGATGACTATTCATAGCTATTACCTTGACACCAAARAAGAGTTCGACCCAATGCTTTATTTCTGTCCTAGTTGATCCTGATTCGACATTARAAGTATATTGATTTTTCCYCAATAACCGAATACTTTTGTCTGTAAATACTGCATATTTGATTCCATCCATAMATCKATTTTCTTCCCTATGAGTTCTAGTCTCAATAAGAATGCTAGTTCTTACTGTTCATATGTTATGATATGAATATACCACACCAATTCGTTATGTATAGATGATGAGAAGAT of the Marinifilum sp. JC120 genome contains:
- the rplB gene encoding 50S ribosomal protein L2 (one of the primary rRNA-binding proteins; required for association of the 30S and 50S subunits to form the 70S ribosome, for tRNA binding and peptide bond formation), translating into MHLYKTSTPSTRNGXVXSQVKSNPRNNLICGQHHCGKGRNARGIITARHRGGGHKRLYRKIDFRRNA
- the rplW gene encoding 50S ribosomal protein L23, with amino-acid sequence MDGIKYAVFTDKSIRLLXKNQYTXNVESGSTRTEIKHWVELFFGVKVIAMNSHRLPGKXXRMGPIXGHTMHYRRMIITLQPGYSIPPLRKKRT